A stretch of the Bacillus sp. B-jedd genome encodes the following:
- a CDS encoding ABC transporter substrate-binding protein: protein MRKGILGFLSLLLVLGMLAGCSGEKSNADTKTKDGKVVINFWTFWGSETRRPIIEKIVKDFNESQDKIEVKHTFLPWGDIWTKNLASVAAGNPADVIVNDINSVAQRAENNQAEDLSKYLDENFKDHFYPHLWETVIHDGKPYAVPFNTDTRLLFYNKKAFKEAGLDPEKPPQTWAELEEDAKKLDIKNGDKYERFGFYPQWGSIGPSAWMASADDGKGFIVDGKPEINTAKKLEALKWLLDWQERYGEKNVQAFKAEFGSEQSNPFISGKVAMFVDVGTFYTQIRDYGKDLEFGVAKIPSYDENSKHWADGGGFVVEVPKGSKHPKEAVEFIKYLTGKEAQKYWGEKNYDNVANIEASKAVAESLDGQAKEVYELSVENLDETNLYPVPLEYPDYQNRINPLIDKVFAGKMSPEDALAKAEEDVKKMKK from the coding sequence ATGAGAAAGGGAATATTGGGGTTTTTAAGTTTACTGTTAGTGTTAGGGATGCTAGCAGGATGCAGCGGAGAGAAAAGCAACGCTGACACAAAGACTAAAGATGGCAAGGTTGTCATCAATTTCTGGACCTTTTGGGGATCGGAAACACGCAGGCCAATTATTGAGAAAATCGTTAAGGATTTTAATGAATCACAGGATAAAATTGAAGTTAAACATACATTTTTACCTTGGGGAGATATTTGGACGAAAAATCTGGCTTCTGTAGCCGCGGGAAATCCTGCTGACGTGATTGTGAACGACATCAACTCAGTTGCGCAGCGCGCGGAAAATAACCAGGCGGAAGATTTAAGCAAATATCTCGATGAAAACTTTAAGGATCATTTCTATCCACACTTATGGGAAACCGTTATCCATGACGGAAAGCCATATGCGGTGCCTTTTAATACAGACACGAGACTTTTATTTTACAATAAAAAAGCATTCAAAGAAGCAGGGCTTGATCCTGAAAAGCCGCCTCAAACCTGGGCAGAGTTAGAAGAGGATGCCAAAAAGCTTGATATCAAAAATGGAGATAAATATGAACGCTTCGGCTTCTACCCGCAATGGGGGAGCATTGGCCCTTCTGCCTGGATGGCAAGCGCTGACGATGGAAAAGGTTTTATTGTAGACGGGAAACCTGAAATCAATACAGCCAAAAAGCTTGAAGCACTGAAATGGTTGCTTGACTGGCAGGAAAGATATGGCGAGAAAAACGTCCAGGCATTCAAAGCGGAATTTGGCAGCGAACAGTCAAATCCGTTCATTTCTGGAAAAGTCGCCATGTTTGTTGATGTCGGCACCTTCTATACCCAAATCAGGGATTACGGCAAGGATTTAGAATTCGGCGTCGCAAAAATTCCTTCCTATGATGAAAACAGCAAACATTGGGCAGATGGCGGAGGCTTCGTGGTTGAAGTGCCGAAGGGCTCGAAGCATCCAAAGGAAGCGGTTGAGTTTATTAAATACCTGACTGGAAAAGAAGCTCAGAAATATTGGGGCGAAAAGAACTACGATAATGTTGCCAATATTGAAGCCTCCAAAGCGGTGGCCGAGTCACTTGATGGACAAGCCAAGGAAGTTTATGAACTTTCGGTCGAGAACTTGGATGAAACAAATCTTTATCCAGTACCGCTTGAGTATCCAGATTACCAAAATCGGATTAATCCACTTATCGATAAAGTCTTTGCCGGGAAAATGAGCCCTGAAGATGCATTGGCAAAGGCCGAGGAAGATGTCAAAAAGATGAAGAAATAG
- a CDS encoding carbohydrate ABC transporter permease yields the protein MRQSQSSDAALSGDLKLGPGKSAAMGTSRGMSPKNRLSRAAKENLWGYIFISPWIIGFTCLTLGPLLFSLAASFTDYNITSKMNFIGFDNFVRMFTIDDLFWTSLWNTLYYVIFSVPLTTAGAILIAVLLNQKIFGMKVFRTIYYLPAILSGVAVYFLWMQLLSPSTGLVNTFLGWFGVDGPAWLFDPEWTKPALILMKMWGVGGGMLLYLASLQGVSSEMYEAADIEGATGLQKFFYITVPMISPIIFFDILTSTIGAFQIFQEAYVMTENGSGAPANSLLFYNLHMWNNAFKIFDMGYASAMAWILFIIVMILTVLNLKLGKGWVHYEGGDNK from the coding sequence ATGAGACAATCACAATCATCGGATGCGGCACTGTCTGGCGACCTTAAGCTTGGACCCGGGAAGAGTGCGGCTATGGGCACCTCCCGCGGAATGTCTCCTAAAAACCGTCTGTCAAGAGCGGCGAAGGAGAATTTATGGGGGTATATATTTATCAGTCCCTGGATCATTGGCTTTACATGCCTGACTCTGGGACCGCTTTTGTTTTCTTTGGCCGCAAGTTTTACTGATTATAATATTACTTCAAAGATGAACTTTATTGGATTCGATAATTTTGTCAGAATGTTTACGATTGATGACCTGTTTTGGACGTCTCTATGGAATACATTGTATTATGTTATTTTTTCTGTTCCATTAACGACAGCAGGTGCTATTTTGATTGCTGTTCTCCTGAATCAGAAAATTTTCGGAATGAAGGTTTTCAGGACGATTTATTATTTGCCGGCTATTCTATCGGGTGTTGCCGTCTATTTTTTATGGATGCAGCTGTTAAGCCCATCAACCGGGCTTGTGAATACATTCCTCGGATGGTTTGGAGTTGACGGACCGGCATGGCTCTTTGATCCAGAGTGGACAAAGCCTGCGCTGATCCTGATGAAAATGTGGGGAGTCGGCGGGGGGATGCTCTTATATTTAGCCAGCCTCCAAGGGGTTTCCAGCGAAATGTATGAAGCAGCGGACATCGAAGGCGCTACCGGCCTGCAGAAATTCTTTTACATTACTGTCCCGATGATTTCACCAATTATCTTTTTTGATATACTGACCAGCACAATCGGTGCATTCCAGATTTTTCAGGAAGCCTACGTCATGACGGAAAATGGGAGCGGCGCGCCGGCGAACTCACTCTTATTCTATAATCTCCATATGTGGAACAATGCATTTAAAATATTTGACATGGGCTATGCGTCTGCGATGGCATGGATTTTGTTCATTATTGTCATGATTCTCACAGTTTTGAACTTGAAGCTTGGAAAGGGATGGGTCCACTATGAGGGGGGAGACAATAAATGA
- a CDS encoding carbohydrate ABC transporter permease yields MSAYTEPKFYEKKKFKEKIKSWTITLLLVAGSVVILSPLWWMISTSLKTPAEIAQYPPTFFPKEIRFDNYIKAWQTAPFTRWALNTLFIAVIGTIGSVAINSLVAYSFAKIRFKGRNVLFIIVLSTMLIPGFVTMVPQYILFSKLGWVNTYLPLIVPAFLGSAFFIFLLRQFMMTIPNSLIEAAVLDGASHIQIWWHIMLPLTKPALMAVAIFSFNGAWNDLLGPLLYINDENLYTLQIGLQTFKGTVQTQWHYLMSMSVTVLLPVVLIFFFFQRYFIEGSNISSGTKG; encoded by the coding sequence ATGAGCGCATACACAGAGCCAAAGTTTTATGAAAAGAAAAAATTCAAAGAAAAAATAAAATCATGGACGATCACCCTCCTGCTAGTGGCAGGGAGTGTTGTCATTTTATCCCCTCTTTGGTGGATGATCTCGACATCTCTAAAGACACCAGCGGAAATCGCCCAATACCCTCCTACGTTCTTCCCGAAAGAAATCAGATTCGATAATTATATAAAAGCATGGCAGACCGCGCCATTCACAAGATGGGCCCTCAACACTTTATTTATTGCTGTGATAGGAACGATTGGAAGTGTAGCCATCAATTCACTGGTTGCCTATTCCTTTGCCAAAATTCGCTTTAAAGGGCGCAATGTGCTCTTTATCATTGTACTTTCGACCATGTTGATTCCGGGCTTTGTGACGATGGTTCCACAGTATATCCTTTTCTCGAAGCTGGGGTGGGTCAATACATATCTCCCACTTATCGTGCCGGCATTTCTGGGAAGCGCGTTTTTTATTTTCCTGCTTAGGCAGTTCATGATGACCATACCGAATTCGCTTATTGAGGCGGCTGTGCTTGATGGGGCCAGCCATATTCAAATATGGTGGCATATTATGCTTCCGCTGACAAAGCCGGCGTTAATGGCGGTCGCGATTTTCTCATTCAACGGCGCCTGGAATGATTTGCTCGGTCCGCTCCTGTATATTAACGATGAAAACCTATATACTCTCCAAATCGGTCTGCAGACTTTTAAAGGTACCGTGCAGACCCAGTGGCACTACCTGATGTCAATGTCCGTAACAGTCCTGCTTCCGGTTGTTTTGATTTTCTTCTTTTTCCAGCGATATTTTATTGAGGGATCGAACATATCATCAGGGACAAAAGGTTGA
- a CDS encoding cell wall hydrolase, translated as MRVQKPVFMLLVPAMLLMLAFPFLASGKTMGLMAAEPAKAAVNEAKKHKKTAGIKKIPDQYALDKKLDLTNEEKDLLARLVHAEAKGEPFKGKVAVAEVVLNRMEDEKFPDTVKGVIYEKRQFDPVANGEINKPAGSEAKKAVDEALSPKEKVTDALFFYNPETAGDKWIKTRPVIGKIGRHAFTS; from the coding sequence ATGAGAGTGCAGAAACCTGTATTCATGCTTCTAGTGCCGGCTATGTTGCTCATGCTCGCCTTCCCTTTTTTGGCGTCGGGCAAAACAATGGGCCTTATGGCTGCAGAACCGGCCAAAGCGGCAGTTAACGAAGCAAAAAAACATAAAAAAACGGCAGGAATAAAGAAAATACCTGATCAATATGCGTTAGATAAGAAGCTTGATCTGACAAATGAAGAAAAAGACTTGTTGGCAAGGCTTGTCCATGCTGAGGCAAAAGGTGAGCCATTTAAAGGGAAAGTCGCTGTAGCGGAAGTTGTCTTGAACCGCATGGAGGATGAAAAGTTTCCTGATACAGTAAAGGGCGTCATCTATGAGAAAAGACAGTTTGACCCAGTGGCAAATGGTGAAATTAATAAGCCAGCGGGCAGTGAAGCGAAAAAGGCAGTTGATGAGGCACTGTCACCGAAGGAAAAAGTTACGGATGCTCTTTTCTTTTACAATCCTGAAACTGCCGGGGATAAGTGGATTAAGACAAGGCCTGTGATCGGCAAAATAGGAAGGCATGCTTTTACAAGTTAA
- a CDS encoding AAA family ATPase: MSKKAIHKIIPLISAVIIAAAGIYWAVQSTAKEVAIPFSSMEKLIAGENGKTVSLEEHSNGSLTLTTSEGIFVTKVPPNSQMADELVSKYNVDYTFTSNSKYGKWIMGGVIVSLAAAAFAMQKAKGGSGLGVTNSMKNSLSKARPLPSISLKDVGGLGDEMKEEILQTLSIFKEPERSSKLGIKPPKGILLYGPPGTGKTLLAQAMAKELGASFFSTSGSAFNEMFVGVGASRVRSLFQNARKQTPAVIFVDEVDALAGKRKALGGEESEKTLTELLVQLDGGHSNEGILFVAATNRKDMLDDAFLRPGRIDFSFQVPLPDTKGRREIIEIHTNGKMLADDVRDSLDDLAESTSGFSGADISMLFETASRRAVRNGQDLITKADLDYALDRTILGSTSRALQDADTKKRVAIHEAGHAIVAAITKPGSVRKATIIPRGDALGYVAPIPKELHLSTTSDLLDRIAMILAGGVAERLYLGEHSIGVSGDVQQAKHLIEQMVDTGMLQDGFTLTFVKTEKEAKMQELFENGLEKSELIIRSNRKAYENLVEALLKKETLEGSEVEEVIASSKAEEEYIYA; this comes from the coding sequence ATGAGTAAAAAAGCGATTCATAAAATCATACCGCTGATATCAGCAGTTATAATAGCAGCCGCAGGTATATACTGGGCAGTTCAGTCAACGGCAAAAGAGGTCGCAATCCCTTTCTCCTCCATGGAAAAGTTGATTGCAGGGGAAAATGGCAAAACAGTCAGCCTTGAAGAACATTCCAATGGCAGCCTTACACTAACAACAAGCGAGGGGATATTCGTGACGAAAGTGCCACCAAACAGCCAAATGGCAGACGAATTAGTTTCCAAATACAATGTTGATTATACATTTACGAGCAACAGCAAATACGGAAAATGGATTATGGGAGGCGTAATCGTTTCACTGGCAGCAGCGGCGTTCGCCATGCAAAAAGCGAAAGGCGGCAGCGGCCTAGGAGTCACCAATTCAATGAAAAACAGCCTCTCGAAAGCAAGACCGCTCCCTTCTATCTCATTAAAAGATGTCGGCGGCCTAGGGGATGAAATGAAGGAAGAGATCCTTCAGACACTTTCTATTTTCAAAGAGCCTGAGCGTTCTTCCAAGCTTGGGATCAAACCTCCAAAAGGCATTTTGTTATATGGACCTCCTGGAACAGGGAAAACCCTGCTGGCGCAGGCGATGGCAAAAGAACTTGGTGCTTCCTTTTTTTCAACAAGCGGCTCAGCCTTCAATGAAATGTTTGTTGGAGTAGGTGCCTCGAGGGTGCGTAGCCTCTTCCAAAATGCAAGAAAACAAACCCCAGCGGTTATTTTCGTTGATGAAGTCGATGCTTTGGCCGGCAAAAGAAAAGCGCTCGGAGGAGAAGAATCTGAAAAAACGTTGACCGAGCTTCTTGTTCAATTGGATGGCGGCCACTCTAATGAAGGGATATTATTCGTCGCAGCAACGAACCGGAAGGATATGCTCGATGACGCATTCCTCCGCCCTGGACGAATTGATTTCTCTTTCCAAGTGCCACTTCCTGATACAAAAGGCCGCCGGGAAATTATTGAGATTCACACAAACGGCAAAATGCTTGCGGATGATGTCAGGGACTCACTTGATGATCTTGCTGAAAGCACCTCAGGGTTCTCCGGAGCCGATATCAGTATGCTATTTGAAACGGCCAGCAGACGGGCAGTCCGTAATGGCCAGGATTTAATCACAAAAGCGGATCTAGATTACGCGTTGGACCGAACAATTCTCGGAAGCACTTCACGCGCCTTGCAGGATGCTGACACAAAGAAGCGGGTAGCCATCCACGAAGCCGGGCATGCGATTGTGGCTGCAATTACTAAGCCAGGATCCGTAAGGAAAGCAACCATCATTCCGCGTGGCGATGCGCTTGGCTATGTGGCGCCTATTCCTAAAGAACTTCATTTATCCACAACGAGTGATTTACTGGACAGGATTGCAATGATCCTTGCCGGCGGAGTCGCCGAGCGCTTATACCTTGGCGAGCACAGTATCGGTGTCAGCGGGGACGTCCAGCAAGCGAAGCACCTGATTGAGCAAATGGTTGACACAGGCATGCTTCAGGACGGTTTTACACTCACTTTCGTGAAGACCGAAAAGGAAGCAAAAATGCAGGAGCTGTTTGAAAACGGCCTTGAAAAGTCCGAGCTGATTATCCGCTCCAACCGAAAAGCATATGAAAACCTTGTTGAAGCCCTTCTCAAAAAAGAAACTCTCGAAGGTTCTGAAGTAGAAGAAGTCATTGCTTCAAGCAAGGCTGAAGAAGAATATATTTACGCATAA
- a CDS encoding peptide chain release factor 3, which translates to MSKNFKEEVLSRRTFAIISHPDAGKTTITEKLLLFGGAIRDAGTVKAKKTGKFATSDWMEIEKQRGISVTSSVMQFDYSGFRVNILDTPGHQDFSEDTYRTLMAVDSAVMVIDSAKGIEEQTMKLFKVCRMRGIPIFTFMNKLDRQGKPPLELLAELEEVLGIESYPMNWPIGMGKEFLGIYDRYNKRVEQFRVDEDKRYIPLNEEGEIEGEHPIKNTGLYDQTLEEVLLLNEAGNEFSAERIANGNLTPVFFGSALTNFGVQTFLEAYLKFAPPPKPRNSTAGEVDPLSENFSGFIFKIQANMNPAHRDRIAFVRVCSGKFERGMSVNVPRLGKQIKLSQSTSFMAEERNTVEEAVSGDIIGLYDTGTYQIGDTITSGKEQFQFEKLPQFTPELFVKVMAKNVMKQKSFYKGIEQLVQEGAIQLFKTARMEEYLLGAVGQLQFEVFEHRMKNEYNSDVIMERIGSKVARWVEGDSVNENLSNSRSLLVKDRFGKYAFLFENEFALRWFQDKNPDVKLYNPMDMHD; encoded by the coding sequence ATGAGCAAGAATTTTAAAGAAGAAGTCCTGTCGAGAAGGACTTTTGCAATTATTTCACACCCGGATGCCGGTAAAACGACGATTACGGAAAAGCTCCTACTCTTTGGCGGGGCTATTCGGGACGCCGGTACAGTTAAAGCGAAAAAGACAGGTAAATTCGCGACCAGTGACTGGATGGAAATCGAAAAGCAGCGTGGAATTTCGGTAACATCGAGTGTCATGCAATTTGATTACAGTGGATTCAGGGTTAATATCCTTGATACACCGGGCCACCAGGATTTCAGTGAAGATACGTACAGGACATTAATGGCGGTTGACAGCGCCGTCATGGTCATCGACTCCGCTAAAGGGATTGAGGAACAGACGATGAAGCTGTTCAAGGTTTGCCGGATGCGCGGCATCCCGATTTTTACCTTTATGAACAAGCTGGACCGACAGGGAAAGCCGCCGCTTGAATTGCTGGCTGAACTGGAAGAGGTGCTTGGCATCGAATCTTATCCAATGAATTGGCCGATCGGGATGGGGAAGGAATTCCTCGGTATTTATGACCGTTACAATAAAAGGGTTGAGCAATTCAGGGTTGATGAAGATAAAAGATACATTCCCCTTAATGAAGAAGGCGAAATCGAAGGCGAGCATCCAATTAAAAATACCGGGCTTTACGATCAGACTCTTGAAGAAGTTTTGCTCCTTAATGAAGCGGGCAATGAATTTTCGGCCGAGCGAATTGCCAATGGGAATCTGACTCCTGTCTTTTTTGGAAGCGCCTTGACGAACTTTGGGGTCCAAACCTTCCTGGAAGCCTATCTGAAATTTGCTCCACCGCCAAAGCCGCGAAATTCGACTGCAGGTGAAGTAGATCCATTGTCGGAAAATTTCTCTGGTTTTATATTTAAAATACAGGCAAATATGAATCCAGCCCATCGTGACAGAATTGCTTTTGTCAGGGTGTGCTCGGGCAAGTTCGAACGCGGGATGAGCGTGAATGTTCCTCGGCTAGGAAAACAAATCAAGTTATCCCAGTCCACTTCATTCATGGCCGAAGAACGAAATACGGTCGAGGAAGCGGTTAGCGGTGACATCATTGGCTTATATGATACAGGGACCTATCAAATCGGTGATACGATCACATCAGGCAAGGAACAGTTCCAGTTTGAAAAACTCCCTCAATTTACTCCTGAATTATTCGTGAAGGTTATGGCGAAAAACGTCATGAAGCAAAAGTCTTTTTATAAAGGAATTGAACAGCTTGTCCAGGAAGGTGCAATCCAACTTTTCAAGACGGCCAGAATGGAAGAATACCTACTAGGCGCTGTCGGGCAGCTTCAGTTCGAAGTATTTGAACACAGGATGAAGAATGAATACAATTCGGATGTCATCATGGAACGGATCGGTTCCAAGGTCGCAAGATGGGTGGAAGGTGATTCGGTTAATGAAAACCTGTCAAATTCCAGAAGCCTGCTTGTGAAAGACCGTTTCGGGAAGTATGCATTCCTTTTCGAAAATGAATTTGCGCTAAGATGGTTCCAGGATAAGAACCCGGATGTAAAACTCTATAATCCAATGGATATGCACGACTAA
- a CDS encoding SDR family oxidoreductase: protein MGKHYFFTGFPGFICHQLIKEILAISAGSSVYVLVVPAMVQRAAEEAGRISLETGLDREKFHIIEGDITKEGLGIEDTALALLERNITHVFHLAAIYDLAVPREIAYKVNVKGTENVNAWVKALPLLERYIYFSTAYVAGLREGRLLETELVKPPRFKNHYEETKYEAEVLVEGLKKDVPVTIIRPGIVKGHSKTGGTIKFDGPYFILNFLDRLRLLPIIPRLGRSNAVINLVPIDFIIAATAHLALKENAAGKTYHLTDPNPYRVEELYGMLMEALLGKRPKGTLPLSLAKAALSLPHVRKMLGVEKEALDYFTWQGHFDCSQALEDLKGSGIHCPDFQKGVNAMVKFYNENKHNRAFHVDIR, encoded by the coding sequence ATGGGGAAGCATTATTTTTTCACAGGATTTCCGGGTTTTATCTGCCATCAATTAATAAAAGAAATTTTGGCAATATCAGCAGGAAGCTCAGTGTATGTACTGGTGGTGCCGGCTATGGTCCAAAGGGCGGCGGAAGAAGCCGGCCGAATTTCGCTGGAGACCGGCCTTGACCGCGAGAAATTCCATATTATTGAAGGCGACATTACGAAGGAAGGCCTCGGCATCGAGGATACAGCCCTGGCGCTGTTGGAAAGGAATATTACCCACGTTTTCCACCTTGCAGCCATATATGATTTGGCTGTCCCGCGGGAGATTGCTTACAAAGTGAATGTGAAAGGGACGGAAAACGTTAATGCATGGGTAAAAGCTTTGCCGCTCCTTGAGAGATACATATACTTCAGTACGGCCTACGTAGCAGGCTTAAGGGAAGGGAGGCTGCTTGAAACCGAGCTGGTCAAGCCCCCTCGCTTTAAAAATCACTATGAAGAAACGAAGTATGAAGCTGAAGTGCTTGTAGAGGGATTGAAAAAGGATGTCCCGGTTACGATTATCCGCCCTGGGATCGTAAAAGGGCATTCGAAAACGGGAGGAACGATCAAATTCGACGGCCCTTACTTTATCCTGAATTTCCTTGACCGGCTCCGTCTTCTGCCAATCATTCCGCGTCTGGGCCGAAGCAACGCTGTCATAAATCTTGTTCCAATTGATTTCATTATCGCAGCGACCGCGCACTTGGCACTGAAGGAAAATGCTGCCGGCAAAACCTATCATTTAACAGATCCGAATCCATATCGGGTAGAGGAACTATATGGAATGTTAATGGAGGCGCTTCTTGGAAAAAGGCCCAAAGGCACGTTGCCGCTTTCTTTAGCAAAAGCCGCGTTATCCCTGCCTCATGTGCGAAAAATGCTTGGGGTGGAAAAGGAAGCGCTCGACTACTTTACCTGGCAGGGGCATTTTGATTGTTCCCAGGCTCTTGAAGATTTGAAGGGATCGGGAATCCATTGCCCGGACTTTCAGAAAGGTGTCAATGCGATGGTAAAATTTTATAACGAAAATAAACACAATCGAGCCTTTCATGTGGATATTCGGTGA
- a CDS encoding TerC family protein produces the protein MEASLVLEYGWVLLVLAGLEGILAADNAVVLAVMVKHLPEKEQKKALFYGLAGAFVFRFSALFMISFLSGVWQVQAAGAFYLLYISLNHILGNRVREKKESRPPVGRASFWITVLKIELADLAFAVDSMLAAVALAITITPAGWFTIGGLDGGQFTVMFLGGMIGIIMMRFAATWFIRLLKKRPSLETAAFLIVGWVGVKLTVFTLAHPEVAILPAHFPESFAWKITFWTVLIGIATVGFILSKRKVLAQSRS, from the coding sequence ATGGAAGCTTCTTTGGTATTGGAGTATGGCTGGGTATTGCTAGTACTGGCGGGACTTGAGGGGATTTTGGCAGCTGACAATGCGGTTGTTCTAGCGGTGATGGTCAAGCATCTCCCCGAAAAAGAGCAAAAGAAAGCTTTATTTTACGGGCTGGCGGGAGCGTTTGTTTTTAGGTTTAGCGCGTTATTCATGATTTCTTTCTTATCGGGTGTTTGGCAGGTTCAGGCGGCAGGAGCTTTCTATTTATTGTATATTTCATTGAATCATATCCTGGGGAATCGAGTCCGGGAGAAAAAAGAATCACGGCCACCTGTCGGGCGTGCTTCATTTTGGATAACAGTGCTAAAAATTGAACTGGCTGATTTGGCGTTCGCAGTTGACTCGATGCTTGCAGCGGTTGCACTTGCCATCACTATTACCCCAGCGGGCTGGTTTACTATTGGCGGCCTTGATGGTGGACAATTCACGGTCATGTTTTTGGGCGGAATGATTGGCATTATCATGATGCGGTTTGCGGCCACCTGGTTCATCAGGCTGCTTAAAAAGCGGCCCAGCCTTGAAACGGCAGCTTTTCTTATTGTCGGCTGGGTAGGAGTAAAACTCACCGTATTTACACTCGCTCATCCTGAAGTCGCAATCCTTCCCGCACATTTCCCCGAATCTTTCGCATGGAAGATTACTTTCTGGACCGTGCTGATTGGAATTGCCACGGTTGGATTTATATTGTCAAAAAGGAAAGTCCTCGCCCAGTCTCGTTCGTAA
- a CDS encoding DUF5667 domain-containing protein, with amino-acid sequence MKEIEMKKKIGKTALAMVLAGTFAFSPVMASANTLSGQDDKEAEKIITTEDAENVQVNDDAEKPALVPGDFFYFVKIALEKIRLAITFDHDMEAELLAGYAAERLAEAEELFNAGEEDRAVETIKSAIAYLNDYDKKAEDEESKEEPAVGEESGQPSDEEKPADEVQKDDEVADEQQPADEEAVVKDDEDATDSEQVVRQNIIALKAAMEKVKNPTAKAMLQKNIDKTYKKMAEKLGEIDGVKPEEEEKDEVATEDETIVTEPSVPVTEEEQQKEDEEVKPAVIIPAAPTKQADKEAKKAAIEVRKQEQQKTVEEKKAQKQAVKQVRKAEKQEVKQAKQAQPAAKKENKSNGNSGQNGNKGGKNPHNKQ; translated from the coding sequence ATGAAAGAAATTGAAATGAAGAAGAAGATTGGCAAAACAGCATTAGCTATGGTTCTAGCAGGAACATTCGCATTTTCTCCAGTAATGGCTTCCGCAAATACACTTTCTGGCCAGGATGATAAAGAGGCTGAAAAAATTATTACAACAGAGGATGCTGAAAACGTCCAAGTTAACGATGATGCTGAAAAGCCTGCGCTTGTACCTGGAGACTTCTTCTATTTTGTAAAGATAGCCCTTGAAAAAATAAGGCTAGCCATCACATTTGATCATGACATGGAAGCTGAATTGCTGGCAGGTTATGCGGCAGAAAGACTTGCAGAAGCTGAAGAGCTTTTTAATGCCGGTGAAGAAGACCGCGCAGTTGAGACGATTAAATCAGCCATTGCTTATTTAAATGATTATGATAAGAAGGCTGAAGATGAAGAATCTAAAGAAGAGCCTGCAGTTGGGGAAGAAAGCGGGCAGCCTTCAGATGAAGAAAAACCTGCGGATGAAGTTCAAAAGGATGATGAAGTGGCTGATGAACAGCAACCCGCAGATGAAGAAGCAGTTGTAAAAGATGACGAAGATGCAACTGATTCAGAACAGGTAGTACGCCAAAACATTATTGCGCTTAAAGCCGCGATGGAAAAGGTGAAAAACCCGACCGCAAAGGCCATGCTTCAAAAAAATATCGATAAAACCTATAAAAAAATGGCTGAGAAGCTTGGTGAAATAGATGGAGTGAAGCCAGAAGAGGAAGAAAAAGATGAGGTTGCAACTGAAGATGAAACTATCGTAACCGAACCTTCCGTTCCCGTTACTGAAGAAGAGCAGCAAAAAGAAGATGAAGAAGTTAAGCCGGCTGTAATCATTCCGGCAGCTCCGACAAAACAGGCTGATAAAGAAGCCAAAAAAGCTGCAATTGAAGTAAGGAAACAAGAACAGCAAAAGACAGTAGAAGAAAAGAAAGCACAAAAACAAGCAGTAAAACAAGTGCGTAAAGCTGAAAAGCAAGAAGTAAAGCAGGCAAAGCAAGCTCAGCCCGCAGCAAAAAAGGAAAATAAATCGAACGGAAATTCCGGCCAAAACGGAAACAAGGGCGGGAAAAATCCGCACAATAAGCAATAA
- the sigI gene encoding RNA polymerase sigma factor SigI, translated as MRVMLSLLFLAKKKKQTLEESVHLIQQGDKKLNNELIEAYKPFIAKTVSVVCKRYIVASDDEFSIGLIAFNEAIQKYSPERGNSLLSFAEVLIKRRVIDYIRKQAKNPTVSLELQPDIGETEPRGTLIENEISLDEYRKKTDEELRREEIFRFQAHLKEFDLSFQDLVEQAPKHADARKNAIETARLLAENQELKESLFEKKRLPIKQLEELVDVSRKTLERNRKYIIAMTLIMSGDYVYMKDYIKGVLES; from the coding sequence GTGAGGGTTATGCTAAGCTTATTGTTCTTAGCCAAAAAAAAGAAACAGACGCTCGAAGAGTCTGTCCATTTAATACAGCAGGGTGACAAGAAGCTGAATAATGAACTGATTGAGGCATATAAACCATTCATTGCCAAAACCGTTTCAGTTGTCTGCAAACGGTATATTGTAGCTTCAGACGATGAGTTTAGCATAGGCCTTATCGCTTTTAATGAAGCAATTCAGAAGTATTCCCCAGAACGAGGGAATTCACTCCTAAGCTTTGCAGAGGTGCTGATCAAACGAAGGGTAATCGATTATATTAGAAAGCAGGCAAAGAACCCGACGGTGAGTCTGGAGCTGCAGCCTGATATAGGGGAAACAGAACCAAGGGGAACCCTTATTGAAAACGAAATATCCCTTGATGAATATCGAAAAAAAACGGATGAAGAATTGAGGCGGGAAGAAATTTTCCGGTTTCAGGCTCATTTGAAGGAGTTCGACCTGAGCTTTCAGGATTTGGTTGAACAGGCACCAAAACACGCTGACGCCAGGAAGAATGCGATCGAAACGGCCAGGCTTCTTGCAGAGAACCAAGAACTGAAGGAAAGCCTGTTTGAAAAAAAACGGCTCCCGATCAAACAGCTGGAAGAGCTTGTCGATGTCAGCCGAAAGACGCTAGAGCGCAATCGAAAATATATTATTGCAATGACTTTGATCATGTCCGGTGATTATGTTTACATGAAGGATTATATTAAAGGGGTGCTTGAATCATGA